The sequence below is a genomic window from Coffea arabica cultivar ET-39 chromosome 8e, Coffea Arabica ET-39 HiFi, whole genome shotgun sequence.
TATGAGCCAGATGAACTATTATGACTGGGGGGTGTGCTATGTAAGGATGTGGGCTTTGTATCCTCCCATAGTGAAAAATAAGGAGAAAAGAGGTGGACGTTCTGCTGTTTGCGACTTGGTTCTTGTTAATCTATGTGACCTTCAGCAAAATTTCTTTTGGATGATTAATTATCAACATTCAAGCATGTAGCTACTCTGCCAGACTTGGACCTTGCTTTGGCCTCGTGCAATATAATGAACCATAATCCAGCAGTGGCTTACCTCTTTCCCTGCATAGTAAAACTAAGAATACGTTgtattttgcattttctcaATGCAAAGGGAAAACAGGAACTTTTAAGTGGTGGTAGGAGATGATTCTGGTTCTGCCAGTCTATGTGTTACTGTAAATTGATCCAAGAAGGGAAATTGATTAACATCCATAAACTCCGCATTAGAAATTACATTCATTTAGTAGTTTGGGCTCTATAATCTCTATTTTGTGTGGATGATCTCATGTGTGTTATGTTAGGTAATTTTGTGTTCATCATTATCACCTTTGTCTTATGCTCATCCTCGGAAGATGTTTTAGTATATTTCTAATTTACGTAGTTGatcctttttgcttttctgtTGTCATTTGTTGCAATTCTATTGATGggaataaattttaaaatatttaaaatttctgatttttatgataaattttttttttacccggGCAAGCTTTGTTGTCTCATATCTGCTGCTCTTCCTTCTTTACAATTTTCAGGAGCATCCAGTGGCATTGGCACAGAGATTACTCGAGTCTTAGTGTTGCGTGGTGCACATGTAATTATGGCAGTGCGAAATGTGGATGTTGGAAGAAAAGTAAAGGAAGCCATACTGAAGGAGATTCCTAATGCTAAAATTGAAGTTATGGAGTTGGACCTCAGCTCTATGGCATCAGTTAGGAAGTTTGCATCAGAATACAACTCCTCTGATCTTCCTCTGAACATTCTGATGTAAGATAATCATATGTCAAATATTCAATTTTCATATCCATGGTGTTTTAATTCTTAAATATTTGCTTCTTCTTGGGATATGTATTTAATGTTAATCATTTACTTTCTtgtgcattttcttcctttttcctcctatttacttgaatttttcttaaatttgacattttttgttttttaaagtaACAATGCCGGGGTTATGGCACCACCATACATGGTTTCACAGGATGGTATGGAGATGCAGTTTGCAACTAATCATATAGGTATGCTTGCTATTTATTTCTTGTAGATATGATGTTTCTTGAGATTGCAAGTCTATGATGTTAGAAAATGTTGGGCATTATTTGCAGTGTTATGGTGCCATGGATATTTCTTCTTCCATCCAAAAACATAAGTAAAATCTGGCATGCAGTTGTATCTTTTGTTGCTGCATGTTAATTCAAAGCATTTTTGTGACTTTGTAGATTGGCAAGTGAAAGTTGATGCTGTAGGTACATTTATGTTttctattatttaataaaagTGGACGTGAAGATtagactattaaataagaaaagGTAGACCATTATGAACTAACCCCAGATGGTGAAGCCTGTCTTGTACCTACTTGCATCGAATTTCTGTACCATGTTTCTTTATAGGTGAAATTTTATGATAGGGATTGGAATTTTTTATCACCACATAACCTACTGATTGTTTGATTAAATTCTTCACTTGTTGGCTTGTTCTTTCTTAGCTTCTCTTAAGCCCTAGAGTTAGACTTCCAGTAGAGTGGAAttgtcttttcattttcttaataACTTTAAAGATGTTCTATTGGTTGAAGGACTTCTGACTGACTAAGAGAAAATCTTCCAATTTGAAGCTGCGGAAATACATTTCTTGTTTGGTTCTACAAGCAGTCTTGTTATAACTCCTTTGTTTCTCTGTTCTTCTTACTTTCAAGCACAGATGATGACTGATGCCAATGCTAATCACTTCACTCTTTTGTGCAGGTCATTTCCTTTTGACAAATCTGTTGCTGCAGAAAATGAAAACCACAGCACGTGACTGCCAAAGAGAAGGGAGAATA
It includes:
- the LOC113703516 gene encoding short-chain dehydrogenase TIC 32, chloroplastic isoform X3, which codes for MWYPWKKGPSGFSSSSTAEDVTQGVDATGLTAIVTGASSGIGTEITRVLVLRGAHVIMAVRNVDVGRKVKEAILKEIPNAKIEVMELDLSSMASVRKFASEYNSSDLPLNILINNAGVMAPPYMVSQDGMEMQFATNHIGHFLLTNLLLQKMKTTARDCQREGRIVNVSSVGHNFTYQEGICFDKINDQSSYSPFRAYGQSKLANILHASELSRRLKEEGVNVTANSLHPGAINTNLMRHQKFVEGCCHSMLRGFKSAS